A segment of the Mytilus trossulus isolate FHL-02 chromosome 12, PNRI_Mtr1.1.1.hap1, whole genome shotgun sequence genome:
aaaaaagggaaaagggggagggggggttGAGGCTACAAACTTGAAGTGGGGATGTTGGAAATAGGATTATTAAAAGTTTGGATATTGAAATTGTACGGGACAACAAAGATGGGAccaagagaaaaaaagaaaaagaaaaatttggGAATGGGAGCACATCGTGTCTCCCCGATCCCTCacgtataaataaaataaaaaacagtgTTTTTTAATGTTGGGGTTtttgtgtggggggggggggggcattatAGAAACATCTCTCACCTCTCActcaaaatataaatgaaatgtcAAGGGGTCTATAATTCTTTTTGACAGCTACAGACATGATAATTTTGTATCTTTTCCAACAAGACAAAAAATCCTTTACGTCAACTTAAAATGCACGAGTCAAACACTACCCAACGGTTTGTTTTACaactgttttttcttctttcttcttACATAAAAATGggatatatataatttgtttctaaTTATTCATTATCCACATTggattgtatactagtatgaagAAAACAACAATTTCAATTACCAGTAACAAGATTAGGCCCTTACACTAAAGATTACAAACATGTGCTACCCCCTGGTGCTGCTGAAGATGATATTACACGCACACACAAATATTATAGTGGCATGCGCATTGTATTGGCCGGACAGATAGTCTTGGTactattcgtccggctagccggacaaatagcaaCTGCCTATTTATAAACGTAACCCCTGACGGCGTCGCCAGCAACCATATCCTAGTTATTACcttattaataaaatgttactttatcatatggtacaaaaatcattcaaacaaaCCAATTTGTGTTGACCCCAAGATTacttttaaatgtacgtatcaTTAAAagagctccaaattatctcacCTCCTGTTGGCGCAAAAACGTCATAGTTTGGCATTAAcgttgaaatatctttttttaactcatcggtgacctatattttttatgatcagtttcaaataaacttttgtaaaatttgagcgatttctgtaatttagtccATTTTTATTTCGAGATTAcctttttttctcctattatttcaacagaaaaaagtatgcttctttcgaaggcagattgttagcgtaaatgaacggtgatcCTATAAAGAGACGATATTTTAAGTTTCAAAAATTAGTAAACTGGTATCTCCCTCAAGTAATACTAGTACTGAAATCTGGCTGTTAAAATGTCGTAAACACAAACAAATTCGAGTCAtaagatacaaaaaataattgcaggttagttgcttttaaaaattctgaataaattaaaaactaaaaatccTTTTGACTGTAAGACTcttaatatacaaattattcGATATTATAGAAACATGCAGAGGGTATAAAAGTCACAGAGGTAGATCTGAGTAGGTCAAAAGACAGAGCGTACATTCCCCCATTGATCGACCCCGTTCCctaaaaaaatcatgacatatataaattttagtataatatagtataaaacttttgtatattcatcTTTTCAAATATTGGGTGTTACGCCTGAACTTTCAAAATTAGCGGATCTGCTCTTGGTGTAGCTATATCGAACTGCTTcacttttttgtcaaaataagttGGTTGAGTAAACAGACAATGTGTAGATAACAACCAGTATATCTCGACAATAGAAATCACTTGTAGTAAAGAAGACAATTTATATTccgaaatgaaaataaacaatcagCAATTCTCTGTTGATAATATCAGcatcaaatctttgttgataCTATCAGCAGCATAATTATAATTACAGATTTTTAAGACAATACATATGTTCCAATCCGTCAAATATGTTGGCAAAACATATAACCTGGAAGTAAGGCAACGACACTtgtaaatcaatcaaaataaatatacatatttatacaaCCCGTCCGTCtttgtattaaaattgtatCGTACATAATTAATTCGAGGTTatgttttttagattttttaagaattatttacGTAACCAAATGCATCTTTTCAAAGAGCGGCAATTTGGGATTTGTCTCAGTATTGTTTTCTATCAAATTGCACAATCCAATATGTAATCACGTAATCCCGTATTACGTCGCCGGTAAAACTgaatttgcgaccgtcaaatcgcCAATTGACGgtgacaactcttcaactacagtactttTCTGCCTTAATTACTGATTATGAATTCAAactaatacatatatatcttttaggcgagaaagaaaaatgcttccaACTAAACACTCTACTCGTCGATATACATCCTATTTCCTTTGAATCTTGAAAATCCAGAAATATTTTTGCATGACTGGTTATTCCAAAGAGATTTTTATCAAGTTATATAGCTTTATGCCATCGAAAGTACGACATTGCTATTGTTAATTGTGTTCCTATTTAACTATGTCAAGAGACAGCAATCCATTTTTGATCGAATCGCACTCCGATATTTGAGGTTGTTGGTAGGGGATTCCTTTatctttgaaaaaggggggtctttattttttatttttttatgtcccattattctcttttctttgAACTCCATCCAGAACCTCATAATTTTATcgattttaattataaaatcgtACTGTgagaaaaaacaacatcaatTATTGCACCTAAATGTTTTCAAACTGCTTCTTCAGACGGATGGGGAGTAGCGAATTTCATTtgaatagaatttttttttatacttaatttTAAAACGAAATGTTTCGGGACAGggttttgttatataaaaaaatgcaattacGCGTATGATATCCCGGCGTGTGATCGAGGCCATCATGTGTAATTATGATAACATGATAATGAAAGTTCGGCATATATACAATAGCAATATATATACACTCTAGTGGGTGTGTGTACACATTCTTGTAGAAAGTAACATCAGGCTAATCGACAAAGTGTAGCAAAATGGCGGGTAGTGAAATTACGGTCTGCAAATTGAGGCGATATGACACTGGTCAGCCATGGGGATTTAAAATGCAGGGAGGATCCGAGGTCGGGATCCCACTCCAAGTTGCTGAGGTAGGTCTAAGATTTCCTTTACAAAATGGTTCGTTTTTTAAAAAGAGGTGTATTATTATATTTGGGTGTTTGCAGCTGTCAGCTAAATATGTAcccttgataaaaaaaaaaaaactatcaaagtCGATTCTTTGATTTTGAATCCACAGGATGCATActtatggtattttttttttgtattaagaaattttattgtgacattttcttaaactttcttcatattttgtatttacctGTATTTTGAATCAATGTGTCTTtgtatacacatgatacattcAGTGATTCATTAGAAAGGTATACTGAATGTATCAACCCATGCTTGAAATAATTTATCCCGaggaatatatatacatgtttatgtcaataaaatttaaaacagattattcaaattttaaacttttgccTCACGCTGTATTAAGGGAAATCATCGTTCTGTAAATTAAAAAGtggttgaaatatttataactctaaaattataataactttcaatattttttatgtaaataattttaaaaaaatgtaatggtaataaCATAAATAGCTGAGTGTTTTTTTCGCTCAAATTACCAGCAGTGGCAAATATCTCATGCATTACCAATACGATTTTATAATCATATCGTTAAATCAATAACCACGATAATATTCTTTATTAAAGAGGATAATTTTAACCCAATTAGTGTTCCCTAATCTTTACTTGGATGACTTGAGGCCctcataaaaaaagaacaaaccGATACATACAAAATCATCCAATCTAATCATCATAcaataagataaataaaaataattatatcaagttTGCATTAAAGATTTGgagtaaaaatgtatattctataagctgtattgcttttGACTAAAGTAACAATTACACCCTTCTTGATTGCCAAGATCAGTAAATACTATGCAGTACATTGACAGTTGATAATAACGTTATCTAGGAGTCGGGTTACATTAGCAGCCAAATGTGGAATGTATCTGGCACACGCACAAGTATGCATGCACGTGTGAAGATATTAGTGTTATCGATGTTTCAATGATTTGTAATTATCTCTGCATTAACAGACATACATTGAACctgtaaatttatttatcttttgatttgttttcttgtttgtttatcTTATTGTCTGTTttcttattatgtatatataacatataagaATTCAAATTTCTCGCACATTTTTTCGTGCAAATCGGAAGTCGTTGGTTTTGCACTTAAAAACACACGAGTGTATTTCTCTAGATATTTACTGATCTACACAGCTGCATTCAAGGCGTTTTCTTTGagtataataaaatacaattagaaaCTATCTATTGCCGTGGTGATTTTGTTAACAATTAAATAATATCAACAGAgaaaaatcatacatattatatatatgacatGTCTCTGATATCAAATTTTGCAATCGTGTTAAACATATCGTCTGTCAAATGACTGTGTGATGCGCACCTGTATGTGTGTTGTTGTGTCTGTGCTTGTCACTCTCGCTTTCAGCATTCATCACTGGCTAGCAGCTTGCTGTGAAAAGGAGAGCCGAGTGCGTAAGTCTTTCCTGCCAGTTACAGCCTCTCATGCAGTAAGACCTATGTGGCCCAGATATGGGATCCTCCACGAGGTGATAGATGGAAACTGGGCACCTCACGGCCCCAGGCAAAACCACAAGGTCTCGGAGGAGGTTTGGCCCCTAGATGCACGGCATGCTAGGCCCACCGGTGAGTGGACACGCCCTGGTGCCTGCAAACCAAACTCCCAGCTATGGGAAAATAGCCCCACTGCCTTGTGGGTGACTGTGGAAAGTCAAAGGCTATGGGAGACAACCCAGAAAGAAATCCGGACAGATGCAATTCGTTAGCATGGTAATGCAATCATCTACGGGAAGGACTACCCAGAGAGAAAACCCGGCCCACCAGAGTGGAGGTTGGACGTTGGGCTAACTACCCAACTCTGTAAAAAAGAACTTGTTACAGAAACCAGAAACGCTGAAGAAACCCAAGATTGGTGTACTGCTGAGGAACCAAACATGACACATTTGGGGGAAAGCCGAAAGGAAGCCCAAAAGCCGATCGGTTCCATAGTAGcgccaaaacaaaatatgtatataggATGTTGGAATGTTAGAACAATGGCAGACATATCAAAAGCAGCACAAGTAGCgaaggaaatgaaaaattatggTATGGACATACTAGGTATCAGTGAGAGTAGATGGAAAGGATCAGGTGAAACCAAGCTTCAAAGTGGAGACACGGTGATCTATGTTGGTGATGATGAACATCAAGTCAAGGGAGTAGCCATAATGATGAATGAAAGAGCTAAGAAATCATTGATGGAATGGACACCAATCAACAAGAGAATGATAAAGGCAAGATTCTATTCAAAGTATAAGAAACTGACAGTAATTCAAGCATATGCTCCAACAAATGATGCAAAAGAGGAAGAGAAAGAAGAATTTTACCAACAACTACAAGACAATGTTTCATCCTGCAATAAGAATGATATGCTTATAGTTATGGGTGACCTGAACGCAAAAGTAGGCAAAGACAATAGCCATATGCAAGAGGTGTTAGGAAAACATGGATGTGGGACAATTaatgaaaatggtgaattaCTATGTAATTTCTGCCAAATCAACGGCCTCATCATAACAGGCTCCATTTTTCCACATAAGGAAATACATAAAGTAACATGGAAATCCCCTGATGGCAAAACAACAAACCAAATAGATCATATAATGGTACGAGGGGACATGAGGACATCAATATTGGATACAAGAGTAATGAGAGGAGCAGATGTGTATACTGACCACTACTTAGTAAGGTCTAAGATCAGACTCAAACTGGCAAGAAATAAAGGTGacaagaacaaatgcaaaagaGAGAGATATGACCTAAACAAGCTAAAAAGTATGGATGTAAGGAAAAAGTACAATATTGAAGTGAGAAACAGATTCCAAGTACTAGAAGAAGGTAACATCGAAGATCCAGTGTTGAAATATGAAGGTGCAGTAGAGATATACACTGAGGCAGCTAAACAGGTATTGGGGAGCAGTAAAAAGATCAGTAAACCATGGATAACCAACAATACATGGAAAATGGTtgatgaaagaaaagaaattaaaaatagattAGAAGGAACAAGATCGGAAAGATTAAAAGTGAGACTCAGTGAAGAATACAAGCAGAAAAATAAAGGGGTTAAGAAAAGTGCCAGAGAGGATAAAAGGAAGTGGTACAATATGATGGCTGAAGATGCAGAAAAAGCAGCAGAAAATGGCAGAAGCAAAGAGCTTTATAACATCACTAAAATACTAACAGGGGAAAGAAAGAGGCAACACACAGGAGTAAAAAGTAAAGAAGGAGAACTGAAAAGTGAAAGAAATGATATATTGAATAGATGGGTAGAACATTTTAGTGAAGTTTTAAATAGGCAAGATCCTCTTCATCCAATTTCAGAGGAAGATGTAGATATGGCAGAAATTATAATAGAGGAGATCGACCTAGGAGAATGGACAGTAGCTGAAGTTAAAAGAGCACTAAAGAAGACACAAAATGGGAAGTCAGCAGGAATAGACAGTGTAACACCAGAGCTTATAAAGGCAGACATCGACCTTACAGCAGAGAAAATGGCAGAAATATTTAACAGCCTATGGGAAGAAGAAAATTGGCCATCAGACTGGAGAAAGGGATTGATTTGTAAAATCTTTAAGAAGGGCGATATGACAGATTGTAACAACTGGAGGGGAGTGACTCTTTTACCTGTTTTCAGTAAAGTTTTCTGCAGAATGTTAATAGAAAGAATAAAAGAAGGAATAGACAAGAGATTGAGGAATGAGCAGGCAGGATTTAGACCAAAAAGAGGAACAACTGAACAGATTTTTATCCTTAGAAACATACTCGAGCAAACAAATGAATGGAGGGCAgctttaataatactttttataGACTTCGAAAAAGCATTTGACTCAGTCCACCGAGAGAGTCTATGGTATATCATGAAGAGCTATGGAATACCAGACAAGATAATAAGAACCATAAAGGAGATATATAAAGGATTTAAGTGTTCTGTCATAGATCAGGGAGAAACATCAGAATGGTTTGAGATAAAATCAGGAGTGAAACAGGGATGCGTAATGTCAGGTTTTCTTTTCCTTCTAGTCATAGACTGGATCATGCGGAAAACAACTGCAGACAAAGCAAGAGGGATACGATGGAACTTTAATACTGTTCTAGAAGATCTTGACTTTGCTGATGACATCGCACTTCTTTCCTCAAAATTTAGCGACCTTGATgaaaaaacacagaaattaacaactgaaGCTGAAAGAGTTGGAATGAAACTTAAtcccaaaaaatgtaaaactctAAGATCCCAGCAAACAAAGAATAAAGAGTTGATAACGTTATACGATCAGAAAATAGAAGATGTAGACAAATTCACATACCTGGGAGCAGTCATGGACAAAGAGGGAGGAGGCAGTTGTGACATCAAAAACAGAATACAGAAAGCAAGAGGGACATTCCATCGCCTAAGAAATATATGGTATGCAAGAGGAATTGgccgaaaaacaaaaatacacctATATAAATCATTAGTAAGACCTGTATTATTGTATGGATGCGAAACATGGAAATTAACAAACATTGAAGAAAAGAAACTAAATACTGTAGAACACCAGTGCCTAAGAAAGATCCTAAAAATAAGATGGCAAAGTAAAACATCGAACAAAACAGTAAATGAAGTAGCTAACACCAGAAACATCAGTTGCGAAATCAGAAGGAGACGGTGGACATGGATAGGACATACTTTAAGAcgtgaaagagacaacaacagcTATGTAGCTCTACAATGGGCACCTGAAGGGAAAAGAACTAGAGGAAGGCCAAAAACTACATGGAGAAGAACAACAGAGAAAGAAAGGAACCAACAAGGATGGACAAGTTGGAACGTAGCCAGAACAGCGGCAAAAGATAGAAAAGGGTGGAAAAACAGCGTGGAGGCCTTATGCGACTTCTGGCGCGGAGAGAATTAAGGTTAAGGTAAGGTTAAACATATCAATTTTATGATACTAACACATTGCAATCCCCCTTTTTCTACTGTATCAATTTTTCCATACCTATAGTCGTTTTCAATTGAAATTCGAATGTGACGAATGCTTATTGATAGAAAGGTCAGTCGCTGAATGATTAAAATTATCGCAACTTCTTGATAAAACATCAGATGCCATATAAACTAACAACACCGTGCTTTTCCTATTCACATAACGGATATAAAATCTTCTCTTTTTTTGCGTAGAAACCgcatatttcataatttatgGAGTTTTCAAAAATGCAGATTTTTTGGGGGGTGTAAATTTTTGTACAGCGCGTTACACTTAAAATTTGATAGGCGTAGTTGATATACCATTTTTAATcgttgaaaatgatttttttttttttagaaatttagcaatttaaaattcttataGTTTCATTAGCGTGATTtgataataattaatttaaaattttgcttaCCCCAAATTCTTCCATATTCTCAACTTCCTATGACTCATGTAATttcttatctttaaaaaaaaatctgcaactATTTACGCCATAgcttacaaaatgaaataactcAAAGgggtaaattttaaataaaaacccGGTTTGatgaaaagatttgttttaatttttgatgaaatcaagtcaaatttttattttttactcaccaaaataaaattaaatattaaaaattgacaaaataaatatatattacagtaaATTGTGTTATTAGAAACAACCCCCAAACTAAGGCCCCGTGTCTTAATCGTgttaaatttctaaaatcaGATAATTCATTCATCTTGGTTCAGATCGAACGGAATTCTGAAACAGGTAaatgcttatttattttttctccaaaatgttcttattttgtatCGCTGGAGTAAATATGGTTTTACTTATGTATATCATTCTTCATAAAAGGTACTgaccaaagaaaaaataatttaaatattttaaatatttcctgattttttaACCACTCAATTAATTTGATCTTATTCACAAGTCCGTAAACGCTGTTTTTTGCTACTgtgtcatgcttcagtgattccctttataatcaacatttttttcctcaaaaggGGAGAGGGGATGGGTATCATGCTCTTCTTGATCCAACTCCGTGCTGGACACATGCCGTAGAACGTAAGCTTAAATCCGTGTGTCAATAAAAGTGACCATTGTCTTGAAACTTCAGATAtgaatttatcatgtttataaggAACATAATTTTCGTTGCATAATTTGAAACAGCTGTAAACACCAGTCTAACATTTCTTTggtctttgttatttttttcgcTTTCCACAAACACCGCACAGGGATCTATAACAGTTATATAATTTTACCGGTAGAATTATGAGACTGCTACATGTATACGCACgaaataataaaacagatatactctttgttgaatgccgtacggtgacctatagtcatttgtggagagttgtctcattagcaatcagaGTATTGTattaccacatattcttttatatataaaattttgaggTTATTTCACGTAAGATATGATAAAAGACTCATTAAACGATAAAATGAAAACTCAGGCTTATTCAAACTGCGATGTGGATATAAAAGAATACGGGATTTTGATATATTAAGTCTATCTTTAAATTTAATCATTCAAAGACGAAACGACAACGCCCTTTATAATTTCAACGATGAGTAATGGTATTCTTATCAATagtctataatttaatacttgtataagtaatatatttggatttttaATTATAGGTATCTCCCAAGAGTGTTGCCGGAAAAGCTGGTTTGCGGGACGGTGACTTGATTTGCTACATTAACAAGGCTTACGTCGCTGACGTCACACATCAACACGCTAGGAACGAGATGATTCGAGCAGGAAACGATATCGACATGACCATAAAAAGGTAACGAGAGAGGGTCAGAATGGGGTAGTTCATTTAtttctgtattctgtaattTTAAGCATTTTTCTTAGTCTTTTTTTGTATGCCTATTAGTCGctatttaatgtataatacatattGCCATGCAGCCAATTATTTTCACTTCTTTATTGTTTCTTTTCTCTCTGCTTTACATTTTCTTGTCTTTTTTCTCTCAGCTCTTTATTTTTTGGCTCCTGCCATATCGGGGGGAACTATACGGGGGAGGTAATGAAGATGCCAACGAAATGTTAtatttcgcgacgtcaaactgtgataTATCGGGAAAATATTtcgaaacatttttttcaggttCCATTactattcattttaaaacatttatgtgtcatttggaCTATAGTGTAGAGTTGTGTctttggtaatcataccacatattttgtttatatagacacggaaaaaggttttttttctaacctAACTATGATGTCGAATT
Coding sequences within it:
- the LOC134692782 gene encoding PDZ and LIM domain protein 4-like encodes the protein MAGSEITVCKLRRYDTGQPWGFKMQGGSEVGIPLQVAEVSPKSVAGKAGLRDGDLICYINKAYVADVTHQHARNEMIRAGNDIDMTIKRPGGVGQQTAAPPQEEDSVDDNYRDVQPKTYQILQTELPHAAAAGGRPASIFDKKKKARSEYTKTEQSGYTKAYGQS